Proteins from one Mycobacterium adipatum genomic window:
- the coaBC gene encoding bifunctional phosphopantothenoylcysteine decarboxylase/phosphopantothenate--cysteine ligase CoaBC, translated as MEQKRIVVGVAGGIAAYKACTLVRQLTEAGHSVRVLPTESALKFVGAATFEALSGHPVHTGVFENVDQVPHVRIGQDADLVVVAPATADLLARAVAGRADDLLTATLLTVRCPVLFAPAMHTEMWLHPATVANVATLRGRGAVVLEPASGRLTGADTGPGRLPEAEEITTLARLLLERGDALPYDMAGVKVLVTAGGTREPLDPVRFIGNRSSGKQGYAVARVMAQRGAEVTLIAGNTAGLVDPAAVNVVHIGSAAQLGDAVSKHAPEANVLVMAAAVADFRPAHVATAKIKKSADDADAPSVELVRNDDVLAGAVRARADGQLPNMRAIVGFAAETGDANGDVLFHARAKLKRKGCEMLVVNAVGEGRAFEVDHNDGWMLSADGTETALEHGSKTLMASRIVDAIGALLRS; from the coding sequence ATGGAGCAGAAGCGGATCGTCGTCGGCGTCGCCGGGGGCATCGCCGCCTACAAGGCGTGCACACTGGTCCGCCAGCTCACCGAGGCCGGCCACTCGGTGCGGGTTCTGCCCACCGAGTCCGCCCTGAAGTTCGTCGGCGCGGCCACCTTCGAAGCGCTGTCCGGTCACCCGGTGCACACCGGGGTGTTCGAGAATGTCGATCAGGTGCCCCATGTGCGCATCGGTCAGGACGCCGACCTGGTCGTGGTGGCACCGGCGACCGCGGACCTGCTGGCGCGTGCCGTGGCCGGGCGCGCCGATGACCTGCTGACCGCGACGTTGCTGACCGTCCGCTGCCCGGTGCTGTTCGCGCCCGCCATGCACACCGAGATGTGGTTGCACCCGGCCACCGTGGCGAACGTGGCCACCCTGCGCGGCCGCGGGGCGGTCGTGCTGGAACCCGCATCGGGTCGGCTCACCGGTGCCGACACCGGCCCGGGCCGGCTGCCCGAGGCCGAGGAGATCACCACCCTGGCCCGGCTGCTGCTGGAGCGCGGCGACGCGCTGCCCTACGACATGGCCGGAGTGAAGGTACTCGTCACCGCTGGCGGCACCCGCGAGCCGCTGGACCCGGTGCGCTTCATCGGTAACCGGAGCTCGGGCAAGCAGGGCTACGCCGTCGCGCGGGTGATGGCCCAGCGCGGCGCCGAAGTGACCCTGATCGCCGGGAACACCGCCGGACTCGTCGACCCGGCCGCGGTCAACGTCGTGCACATCGGGTCGGCCGCGCAGCTCGGCGATGCGGTCTCCAAGCACGCGCCGGAGGCCAACGTCCTGGTGATGGCCGCCGCCGTCGCCGACTTCCGGCCGGCGCACGTGGCCACCGCGAAGATCAAGAAGAGTGCCGACGATGCCGACGCCCCGTCGGTGGAGCTGGTGCGCAATGACGATGTGCTCGCCGGTGCCGTGCGAGCCCGTGCCGACGGGCAGCTGCCCAACATGCGGGCGATCGTGGGTTTCGCCGCCGAGACCGGCGATGCCAACGGCGACGTGTTGTTCCACGCCAGGGCCAAGCTGAAGCGCAAGGGCTGCGAGATGCTGGTGGTCAACGCGGTCGGTGAGGGCAGGGCGTTCGAGGTCGACCACAACGACGGCTGGATGCTGTCCGCCGATGGCACCGAGACCGCACTGGAGCACGGTTCGAAGACTTTGATGGCCAGCCGTATCGTGGACGCGATCGGGGCGCTCCTGCGGAGCTGA
- the rpoZ gene encoding DNA-directed RNA polymerase subunit omega, with the protein MSTPVENLDAANAYDTPLGITNPPIDELLDRASSKYALVIYAAKRARQINDYYNQLGDGILEYVGPLVEPGLQEKPLSIAMREIHSDLLEHSEGEQ; encoded by the coding sequence GTGAGCACGCCTGTCGAGAACCTCGACGCCGCCAACGCCTACGACACGCCGCTGGGCATCACCAACCCGCCCATCGATGAGCTGCTCGACCGCGCGTCGAGCAAGTACGCGCTGGTCATCTACGCCGCCAAGCGTGCGCGCCAGATCAACGACTACTACAACCAGCTCGGCGACGGCATCCTCGAATACGTCGGTCCGCTGGTCGAGCCGGGTCTGCAGGAGAAGCCGCTGTCGATCGCCATGCGCGAGATCCATTCCGATCTGCTTGAGCACTCCGAGGGCGAGCAGTAA
- the gmk gene encoding guanylate kinase: MKTGGGPDKAAVVVLSGPSAVGKSTVVRCLRDRIPDLHFSVSVTTRAPRPGEVDGVDYTFVSAGEFQRLIDAGELLEWADIHGGLHRSGTPAAPVRSAVANGAPVLIEVDLAGARAVKAAMPEVTTVFLAPPSWEVLKERLIGRGTESPEVQARRLSTAREEMAAQSDFDVVVVNSQLESACAELVSLLVAR; encoded by the coding sequence GTGAAGACTGGTGGTGGGCCGGACAAGGCTGCGGTGGTAGTCCTGTCCGGCCCGTCCGCCGTCGGGAAGTCCACGGTCGTGCGGTGTCTCCGCGACCGGATTCCCGACCTGCATTTCAGCGTGTCCGTGACGACACGTGCGCCGCGACCCGGTGAGGTCGACGGCGTGGACTACACATTCGTCTCCGCCGGCGAGTTCCAGCGGCTGATCGATGCGGGTGAGCTCCTCGAATGGGCCGACATCCACGGCGGTCTGCATCGCTCGGGCACCCCGGCGGCGCCGGTGCGTTCGGCCGTCGCGAACGGTGCGCCCGTGCTGATCGAGGTCGACCTGGCCGGTGCGCGCGCCGTCAAGGCCGCGATGCCCGAGGTGACGACGGTCTTCCTCGCCCCGCCCAGCTGGGAGGTGCTCAAGGAGCGCTTGATCGGCCGCGGCACCGAGAGTCCGGAGGTCCAGGCCCGGCGGCTGAGCACCGCGCGCGAGGAAATGGCCGCCCAAAGCGACTTCGATGTGGTGGTCGTCAACAGTCAATTGGAGTCGGCGTGCGCAGAATTGGTATCCTTGCTGGTGGCCCGCTAG
- the mihF gene encoding integration host factor, actinobacterial type produces MALPQLTDEQRAAALEKAAAARRARAELKDRLKRGGTNLKQVLKDAETDEVLGKMKVSALLEALPKVGKVKAQEIMTELEIAPTRRLRGLGDRQRKALLEKFDFTAD; encoded by the coding sequence GTGGCCCTTCCCCAGTTGACCGACGAACAGCGCGCGGCAGCGTTGGAGAAGGCTGCTGCCGCACGTCGAGCGCGAGCCGAGCTCAAAGATCGGCTGAAGCGTGGCGGCACCAACCTCAAGCAGGTACTGAAGGACGCCGAGACCGATGAGGTCTTGGGCAAGATGAAGGTCTCCGCACTTCTGGAGGCTCTGCCCAAGGTCGGCAAGGTCAAGGCGCAGGAGATCATGACCGAACTGGAGATCGCCCCGACCCGCCGCCTGCGCGGCCTCGGCGATCGTCAGCGCAAGGCCCTCCTGGAGAAGTTCGACTTCACCGCCGACTAA
- a CDS encoding DUF2330 domain-containing protein — protein sequence MSAAIRAFSAVLALLLAGSLTSLAGPAWACGCGAYIPDRPGAGVVDERALIAWDGRTEDIVMSFGVRGSSERAAWVMPVPSAARVTLGENAVFDDLAAVTAPRVEYHDSWWPTFSWLTQGGAALDGVGARPPGGVAVLATQRIGPFDVTRLAGDDPAALAGWLGANGFPQPPGLNDNLAPYLQRGWEIVAIQLAPDGTGALTGALQPLRLSFASERVVYPMRLSRAASAPQSVHLAVLAEHRMDPSTVPVPGATPILRYAGHLDEGTAPATLAPYLAAGTFLTSWTDYIGEPAQIENDYVFTRAAADTPHQQVIRRTRERGDITGALLLAAAIAAAAAAVLALRRGRQAR from the coding sequence ATGTCGGCTGCGATCCGGGCGTTCAGTGCGGTCCTGGCGCTGCTGCTCGCCGGCTCCCTGACGAGCCTGGCCGGTCCGGCGTGGGCCTGCGGGTGCGGGGCATATATCCCCGACCGGCCCGGCGCCGGTGTCGTCGACGAGCGCGCGCTGATCGCCTGGGACGGGCGCACCGAGGACATCGTGATGTCCTTCGGCGTACGCGGCAGTTCGGAGCGCGCGGCCTGGGTCATGCCGGTGCCCTCGGCGGCGCGGGTCACGCTCGGCGAGAACGCGGTGTTCGACGATCTCGCTGCAGTGACCGCACCGCGGGTCGAATACCACGACAGCTGGTGGCCGACGTTCAGTTGGCTGACCCAGGGCGGTGCTGCCCTCGACGGTGTGGGCGCCCGCCCACCCGGCGGGGTCGCCGTACTGGCCACCCAGCGCATCGGCCCGTTCGACGTGACGCGGCTGGCCGGTGACGACCCGGCGGCGCTGGCCGGCTGGCTCGGCGCGAACGGCTTCCCGCAGCCCCCGGGGCTCAACGACAACCTCGCGCCCTACCTGCAGCGGGGCTGGGAGATCGTCGCCATCCAACTCGCCCCGGACGGCACCGGAGCGTTGACCGGTGCCCTGCAGCCGCTGCGGCTGTCCTTCGCTTCCGAGCGCGTGGTCTACCCGATGCGGTTGTCCCGGGCGGCAAGCGCACCGCAGTCGGTGCACCTGGCGGTGCTCGCCGAGCACCGGATGGATCCGAGCACGGTGCCGGTGCCCGGCGCCACGCCAATCCTGCGCTACGCCGGACACCTGGACGAGGGCACGGCGCCCGCCACGCTGGCGCCCTACCTGGCCGCCGGCACCTTCCTGACGAGTTGGACCGACTACATCGGCGAACCGGCCCAGATCGAGAACGACTACGTCTTCACCCGGGCCGCCGCCGACACGCCCCATCAGCAGGTCATCCGGCGCACCCGCGAGCGCGGCGACATCACCGGCGCGCTGCTGCTCGCCGCGGCCATCGCCGCCGCGGCGGCGGCGGTGCTGGCGCTGCGGCGGGGCCGTCAGGCCAGATAG
- the pyrF gene encoding orotidine-5'-phosphate decarboxylase, which translates to MTSFGERLADAVATRGPLCPGIDPHPELLASWGLPVDVSGLSAFSEICVQAFADFAIVKPQVAFFEAYGSAGFAVLEQTIAGLREAGVLVLADAKRGDIGSTMAAYAQAWAGESALAADAVTASPYLGFESLRPLLDVAAAHGRGVFVLAATSNPEGASVQRATVAGRTVAQAVVDAVGAENRATATGSVGVVIGATLSEPPDLSALDGPVLAPGVGAQGGRAEDLGRLGPRVLPAVSREILRAGPDVGALRAAAATVAAQVAYLA; encoded by the coding sequence GTGACGAGCTTCGGGGAGCGCCTGGCCGACGCCGTCGCCACCAGGGGACCGTTGTGTCCCGGTATCGACCCGCACCCCGAACTGTTGGCGTCGTGGGGCCTGCCGGTCGATGTCTCGGGTCTGAGCGCGTTCAGCGAAATCTGCGTGCAGGCCTTCGCCGATTTCGCGATCGTCAAGCCGCAGGTGGCCTTCTTCGAGGCCTATGGCTCCGCCGGTTTCGCCGTCCTCGAGCAGACGATCGCCGGGCTGCGGGAGGCCGGCGTGCTGGTGCTCGCCGATGCCAAACGCGGCGATATCGGCTCCACCATGGCCGCCTACGCCCAGGCCTGGGCGGGGGAGTCGGCACTGGCGGCCGATGCGGTCACCGCGTCGCCGTATCTGGGCTTCGAATCCTTGCGCCCGCTGCTCGATGTCGCCGCGGCGCACGGTCGCGGGGTGTTCGTGCTGGCCGCGACATCGAACCCGGAGGGCGCGAGCGTGCAGCGCGCCACCGTGGCGGGGCGGACCGTCGCACAGGCCGTCGTCGATGCGGTCGGTGCCGAGAATCGTGCCACGGCAACGGGTTCGGTCGGGGTGGTGATCGGGGCGACGCTGTCGGAGCCACCGGACCTGAGCGCATTGGACGGACCCGTGCTGGCACCCGGGGTGGGGGCCCAGGGCGGGCGTGCCGAGGACCTCGGGCGGTTGGGGCCCCGGGTGCTGCCCGCGGTGTCCCGCGAGATCCTGCGGGCCGGGCCCGACGTCGGTGCACTGCGCGCCGCCGCGGCCACGGTGGCCGCCCAGGTCGCCTATCTGGCCTGA
- the carB gene encoding carbamoyl-phosphate synthase large subunit → MPRRSDINHVLVIGSGPIVIGQACEFDYSGTQACRVLRAEGLQVSLINSNPATIMTDPEYADHTYVEPITAAFVEKIFAQQAERGNKIDAVLATLGGQTALNTAVALHDQGILAKYGVEMIGADFDAIQRGEDRQKFKDIVAKVGGESARSRVCFTMDEVRDTVADLGLPVVVRPSFTMGGLGSGMAYSAEDVERMAGDGLSASPTANVLIEESIYGWKEFELELMRDHHDNVVVVCSIENFDPMGVHTGDSVTVAPAMTLTDREYQTMRDLGIAILREVGVDTGGCNIQFAINPKDGRLIVIEMNPRVSRSSALASKATGFPIAKIAAKLAIGYTLDEIVNDITKETPACFEPTLDYVVVKAPRFAFEKFPGADPTLTTTMKSVGEAMSLGRNFIEALGKVMRSLETTRAGFWTKPDRDATLEELLTDLRTATDGRIYDIEQALRLGGSVEQVAEASGVDPWFVDQIATLVALRGELVDAPVLDETLLRHAKHSGLSDGQIAALRPELAGEAGVRALRERLGIHPVYKTVDTCAAEFEARTPYHYSSYELDPAAETEVAPQTQRPKVLILGSGPNRIGQGIEFDYSCVHAATTLSQAGFETIMVNCNPETVSTDYDTADRLYFEPLTFEDVLEVYQAEQASGAGGPGVVGVIVQLGGQTPLGLAARLERAGVPIVGTKPEAIDLAEDRGEFGEVLRRAGLPAPRFGTATSFDQARRIAADIGYPVLVRPSYVLGGRGMEIVYDEETLQGYIQRATELSPEHPVLVDRFLEDAIEIDVDALCDGAEVYIGGVMEHIEEAGIHSGDSACALPPVTLGRTDIDKVRAATEALAHGIGVVGLLNVQYALKDDVLYVLEANPRASRTVPFVSKATAVPLAKACARVMLGASIAQLRAEGILAAQGDGATVSPDAPIAVKEAVLPFHRFRKADGSQVDSLLGPEMKSTGEVMGIDRDFGTAFAKSQTAAYGSLPASGTVFVSVANRDKRSLVFPVKRLADLGFRVLATEGTAEMLRRNGIPCEVVRKNFEEPGEGKPAVSAVDAIRAGEVNMVINTPYGNSGPRIDGYEIRSAAVSVNIPCVTTVQGASAAVQGIEAGIRGDIGVRSLQELHSQLGNGRP, encoded by the coding sequence ATGCCACGTCGCAGCGATATCAACCATGTCCTGGTGATCGGGTCCGGCCCGATCGTCATCGGGCAGGCCTGCGAGTTCGACTACTCGGGCACCCAGGCCTGCCGCGTGTTGCGGGCCGAAGGCCTGCAGGTCAGTCTGATCAACTCCAATCCGGCGACCATCATGACCGACCCGGAGTACGCGGACCACACCTATGTCGAACCCATCACCGCGGCATTCGTGGAGAAGATCTTCGCCCAGCAGGCCGAGCGCGGTAACAAGATCGACGCGGTGCTGGCCACCCTCGGCGGGCAGACCGCGCTCAACACCGCCGTCGCGCTGCACGACCAGGGCATCCTGGCCAAGTACGGCGTCGAGATGATCGGCGCCGATTTCGACGCCATCCAGCGCGGCGAGGACCGGCAGAAGTTCAAGGACATCGTCGCCAAGGTCGGTGGTGAGTCGGCGCGCTCGCGGGTCTGCTTCACCATGGACGAGGTTCGCGACACCGTCGCCGATCTCGGGCTGCCGGTGGTGGTGCGACCGTCGTTCACCATGGGCGGCCTGGGCTCGGGTATGGCGTATTCGGCCGAGGACGTCGAGCGGATGGCCGGGGACGGTCTGTCCGCATCGCCCACCGCGAACGTGCTCATCGAGGAATCCATCTACGGCTGGAAGGAATTCGAGCTCGAGCTGATGCGCGATCACCACGACAACGTGGTGGTGGTCTGCTCGATCGAGAACTTCGATCCGATGGGCGTGCACACCGGCGACTCGGTCACCGTGGCCCCGGCGATGACGCTGACCGACCGTGAGTACCAGACCATGCGCGACCTGGGGATCGCCATCCTGCGCGAGGTCGGGGTGGACACCGGTGGCTGCAACATCCAGTTCGCCATCAACCCGAAGGACGGGCGTCTCATCGTCATCGAGATGAACCCGCGGGTCTCGCGTTCCTCGGCGCTGGCCTCCAAGGCGACCGGCTTCCCGATCGCGAAGATCGCGGCCAAGCTGGCCATCGGTTACACCCTGGACGAGATCGTCAACGACATCACCAAGGAGACCCCGGCCTGTTTCGAGCCGACCCTGGACTACGTCGTGGTCAAGGCACCCCGGTTCGCCTTCGAGAAGTTCCCCGGCGCCGATCCCACCCTGACCACCACGATGAAATCGGTCGGCGAGGCGATGTCGTTGGGCCGCAACTTCATCGAAGCCCTCGGGAAGGTGATGCGTTCGCTGGAGACCACGCGTGCCGGGTTCTGGACCAAGCCCGACCGCGACGCCACCCTCGAGGAACTGCTGACCGATCTGCGCACCGCCACCGACGGCCGGATCTATGACATCGAGCAGGCCCTGCGCCTCGGCGGTTCGGTCGAGCAGGTCGCCGAGGCCTCCGGGGTGGATCCCTGGTTCGTCGACCAGATCGCCACCCTGGTGGCGCTGCGCGGTGAGCTGGTCGACGCTCCCGTGCTGGACGAGACGCTGCTGCGCCATGCCAAGCACAGCGGGCTGTCCGACGGTCAGATCGCGGCGCTGCGGCCCGAACTCGCCGGCGAGGCCGGGGTGCGGGCACTACGGGAGCGCCTCGGCATCCATCCGGTGTACAAGACCGTGGATACCTGCGCCGCCGAGTTCGAGGCCCGCACGCCGTACCACTACAGCAGCTACGAGCTGGACCCGGCGGCCGAGACCGAGGTGGCCCCGCAGACGCAGCGGCCCAAGGTGCTCATCCTGGGGTCCGGGCCCAACCGCATCGGGCAGGGTATCGAATTCGACTACAGCTGCGTGCATGCCGCCACGACGCTGAGCCAGGCCGGTTTCGAGACCATCATGGTCAACTGCAATCCCGAGACGGTGTCCACCGACTACGACACCGCCGACCGGCTGTACTTCGAACCACTGACGTTCGAGGATGTGCTGGAGGTTTACCAGGCCGAACAGGCCTCCGGTGCAGGCGGACCCGGTGTCGTCGGCGTCATCGTGCAGCTGGGCGGGCAGACCCCGCTGGGGCTGGCCGCACGGCTGGAGCGCGCCGGGGTGCCGATCGTGGGCACCAAACCCGAGGCCATCGATCTGGCCGAGGACCGTGGCGAGTTCGGTGAGGTGCTGCGCCGCGCCGGCCTGCCCGCCCCCCGCTTCGGCACCGCCACCAGCTTCGATCAGGCGCGCCGGATCGCCGCCGATATCGGTTACCCGGTGCTGGTGCGCCCGTCCTATGTGCTCGGCGGGCGGGGCATGGAGATCGTCTATGACGAGGAGACACTGCAGGGCTACATCCAGCGGGCCACCGAGTTGTCCCCGGAGCATCCGGTGCTGGTGGACCGGTTCCTGGAGGACGCCATCGAGATCGACGTCGACGCGCTCTGCGACGGCGCCGAGGTCTACATCGGCGGCGTGATGGAACACATCGAGGAGGCCGGCATCCACTCCGGCGACTCGGCATGCGCGCTGCCGCCGGTCACGTTGGGGCGCACCGATATCGACAAGGTCCGCGCGGCCACCGAGGCGCTGGCGCACGGGATCGGCGTGGTCGGGCTGCTCAACGTGCAGTACGCGCTCAAGGACGATGTGCTCTACGTGCTGGAGGCCAACCCGCGGGCCAGCCGCACGGTGCCGTTCGTCTCCAAGGCCACCGCGGTGCCGCTGGCCAAGGCATGCGCGCGGGTGATGCTGGGTGCCAGCATCGCCCAGCTGCGCGCGGAGGGCATCCTCGCCGCCCAAGGTGACGGTGCGACGGTTTCCCCGGATGCGCCGATCGCGGTGAAAGAGGCCGTGCTGCCCTTCCACCGGTTCCGCAAGGCCGATGGCTCACAGGTGGATTCGCTGCTCGGCCCGGAGATGAAGTCCACCGGCGAGGTGATGGGCATCGACCGCGACTTCGGTACCGCGTTCGCCAAGAGCCAGACCGCGGCCTACGGATCGCTGCCGGCCTCGGGCACGGTGTTCGTCTCGGTGGCCAACCGGGACAAGCGCTCCCTGGTGTTCCCGGTCAAGCGGCTGGCCGATCTCGGATTCCGGGTGCTGGCCACCGAGGGCACCGCGGAGATGCTGCGCCGCAACGGGATTCCCTGTGAGGTCGTACGCAAGAACTTCGAGGAGCCCGGCGAGGGTAAGCCGGCGGTGTCCGCGGTGGACGCCATCCGCGCCGGTGAGGTCAACATGGTGATCAACACCCCGTACGGCAACTCCGGGCCCCGCATCGACGGCTACGAGATCCGGTCGGCCGCGGTCTCGGTGAACATCCCGTGTGTGACCACGGTGCAGGGCGCCTCGGCCGCGGTGCAGGGCATCGAAGCCGGCATCCGCGGCGACATCGGCGTGCGGTCGCTGCAGGAGTTGCACAGCCAGTTGGGCAACGGCCGGCCGTGA
- the carA gene encoding glutamine-hydrolyzing carbamoyl-phosphate synthase small subunit: MSSRGRALLVLEDGRVFTGTAFGAVGQTLGEAVFSTGMSGYQETLTDPSYHRQIVVATAPQIGNTGWNGEDGESRADRIWVAGYAVRDPSPRASNWRATGTLDEELERQGVVGIAGIDTRAVVRHLRTAGSMKAGVFSGDALADTDTLVDRVRSQPSMLGADLAGEVSTQTRYIVEAQGQHRFTVAAIDLGIKTNTPRNFARRGVRSHVLPSGTTFDEIAELKPDGVFLSNGPGDPATADHIVEVTRAVLGSGIPLFGICFGNQILGRALGMATYKMTFGHRGINIPVMDHLTGRVAITAQNHGFALAGEAGEEFDTPFGRGIVSHTCANDGVVEGIKLVDGRAFSVQYHPEAAAGPRDAEYLFDQFIDVLSGEGK, translated from the coding sequence GTGAGCTCACGAGGACGCGCCCTGTTGGTGCTGGAGGATGGCCGGGTCTTCACCGGCACGGCATTCGGCGCGGTCGGTCAGACACTGGGCGAGGCGGTGTTCTCCACCGGGATGTCCGGCTACCAGGAGACGCTGACCGACCCGAGCTATCACCGCCAGATCGTGGTCGCCACCGCCCCGCAGATCGGCAACACCGGCTGGAACGGCGAGGACGGCGAGAGCCGTGCCGACAGGATCTGGGTGGCGGGCTACGCCGTGCGTGACCCCTCACCGCGTGCGTCGAACTGGCGCGCCACCGGCACCCTCGACGAGGAACTGGAACGCCAGGGCGTCGTCGGCATCGCAGGCATCGACACCCGGGCCGTGGTGCGTCACCTGCGGACCGCCGGTTCGATGAAGGCGGGCGTGTTCTCCGGTGATGCCCTGGCCGACACCGACACGCTCGTGGACCGGGTGCGCAGCCAACCCTCCATGCTGGGCGCGGATCTCGCCGGCGAGGTCAGCACGCAGACCCGCTACATCGTGGAAGCGCAAGGACAGCACCGCTTCACGGTCGCCGCCATCGACCTCGGCATCAAGACCAACACGCCGCGCAACTTCGCGCGCCGCGGAGTGCGCAGCCATGTGCTGCCCTCGGGTACCACCTTCGACGAGATCGCCGAGCTGAAGCCGGACGGGGTCTTCCTGTCCAACGGGCCCGGTGACCCGGCGACCGCCGATCACATCGTGGAGGTCACCCGGGCGGTGCTCGGCTCGGGTATCCCGTTGTTCGGCATCTGCTTCGGCAATCAGATCCTGGGTCGCGCGCTCGGGATGGCCACCTACAAGATGACCTTCGGGCACCGCGGCATCAACATCCCGGTGATGGATCACCTCACCGGCCGCGTCGCGATCACCGCGCAGAACCACGGGTTCGCACTGGCCGGTGAGGCCGGCGAGGAATTCGACACCCCCTTCGGGCGGGGCATCGTGAGCCACACCTGCGCCAACGACGGGGTTGTGGAAGGCATCAAACTCGTTGACGGACGTGCCTTCTCGGTGCAGTACCACCCCGAGGCCGCGGCCGGTCCACGGGACGCCGAGTACCTGTTCGACCAGTTCATCGACGTTCTGTCCGGGGAGGGCAAGTAA
- a CDS encoding transporter, translating into MNDQTLIGSLVMAAVIALLIGFFIRRLATGWRNRVARQAELIGNLPALPDSVGPVLTGPTKGLYVGSTIAPHWNDKVAAAALGFRAKAVLTRYPEGMMLQRSGIGPIWIPDESIVAVRSERAIAGKALTHDGIVAIRWRLASGTEIDTGFRADDRGEIGKWVVSTSGNEEDV; encoded by the coding sequence CGACCAGACATTGATCGGATCGCTGGTGATGGCCGCGGTGATCGCCCTGCTGATCGGGTTCTTCATCCGCAGGCTGGCAACCGGCTGGCGCAACCGGGTGGCCCGGCAGGCCGAGCTCATCGGCAATCTGCCCGCCCTGCCGGATTCGGTCGGTCCGGTGCTGACCGGACCCACCAAGGGGCTCTACGTCGGCAGCACCATCGCACCGCACTGGAACGACAAGGTGGCCGCGGCGGCGCTGGGCTTCCGTGCCAAGGCCGTGCTCACCCGGTATCCCGAGGGGATGATGCTGCAGCGCAGCGGAATCGGGCCGATCTGGATTCCGGACGAGTCCATCGTGGCGGTGCGTAGTGAGCGGGCGATCGCCGGTAAGGCGCTCACCCACGACGGCATCGTGGCGATCCGTTGGCGGCTGGCGTCGGGTACCGAGATCGACACCGGCTTCCGCGCCGACGACCGCGGTGAAATCGGCAAATGGGTCGTCAGTACATCAGGCAATGAGGAGGACGTGTGA